In one window of Micromonospora cathayae DNA:
- a CDS encoding beta-phosphoglucomutase family hydrolase produces MLGLPDHVTACLFDLDGVLTQTARVHNAAWTETFDAFLRNRSTATGEPYRPFDPGDDYNRYVDGRPRADGVRAFLASRGIALPEGEPDDPPGAETVHGLGNRKNVVLLERLRSGGVEVYPGSVAYLEAATAAGLRRAVVSASANCRQVVAAAGLEHLLEARVDGLVARAEGLRGKPHPDTFLAGARLLGVVPAQTVVFEDALAGVAAGRAGGFGYVVGVDRVGQADELRAQGADVVVADLGDLLSGELGG; encoded by the coding sequence GTGCTGGGCCTACCTGATCATGTGACCGCCTGTCTCTTCGATCTGGACGGCGTGCTGACGCAGACCGCCCGGGTGCACAACGCCGCGTGGACCGAGACCTTCGACGCGTTCCTCCGGAACCGGTCCACCGCGACCGGCGAGCCGTACCGCCCCTTCGACCCCGGTGACGACTACAACCGGTACGTCGACGGCCGCCCCCGGGCCGACGGGGTACGCGCCTTTCTCGCCTCGCGCGGCATCGCCCTGCCCGAGGGCGAGCCGGACGACCCGCCCGGCGCGGAGACCGTGCACGGCCTCGGCAACCGCAAGAACGTCGTGCTGCTGGAACGGCTGCGCAGCGGCGGGGTGGAGGTCTACCCCGGTTCGGTGGCGTACCTGGAGGCGGCCACCGCCGCCGGGCTGCGCCGCGCCGTCGTCTCGGCCAGCGCCAACTGCCGCCAGGTGGTCGCCGCGGCCGGGCTGGAACACCTGCTCGAAGCCCGGGTGGACGGCCTGGTCGCCCGGGCCGAGGGACTGCGCGGCAAACCGCACCCGGACACCTTCCTTGCCGGGGCCCGGCTGCTCGGCGTGGTGCCCGCCCAGACGGTGGTCTTCGAGGACGCGCTGGCCGGGGTGGCCGCCGGCCGGGCCGGCGGATTCGGGTACGTGGTCGGCGTCGACCGGGTCGGGCAGGCCGACGAACTGCGCGCCCAGGGCGCCGACGTGGTGGTCGCCGACCTCGGTGACCTGCTGAGCGGGGAGCTGGGCGGGTGA
- a CDS encoding dienelactone hydrolase family protein, whose amino-acid sequence MPATIPVADVELLADLLVPVEPVGVVLFAHGSGSSRHSPRNVAVAHTLNDRALATVLVDLLTPEEERVDERTAELRFDIGLLAGRLAGIVDWLATDPTLGGLPVGLFGASTGAAGALVAAAARPERVRAVVSRGGRPDLAGEALARVRAPSLLLVGGRDEQVIGLNESAMTSLDGVAELRVVPGATHLFEEPGTLEQVADEAGTWFTTHLRR is encoded by the coding sequence ATGCCGGCGACCATTCCGGTCGCCGACGTCGAACTCCTCGCGGACCTGCTCGTACCGGTCGAACCGGTCGGTGTCGTGCTGTTCGCGCACGGCAGTGGCTCGTCCCGGCACAGCCCGCGCAACGTGGCGGTGGCGCACACGCTCAACGACCGGGCGCTCGCCACCGTCCTGGTGGACCTGCTGACCCCCGAGGAGGAGCGGGTGGACGAGCGGACCGCCGAACTCCGGTTCGACATCGGTCTGCTCGCCGGGCGGCTGGCCGGCATCGTCGATTGGCTCGCCACCGACCCCACCCTGGGCGGGCTGCCCGTCGGGCTGTTCGGGGCCAGCACCGGCGCGGCCGGGGCGCTGGTGGCGGCGGCGGCCCGCCCGGAACGGGTCCGGGCGGTGGTCTCCCGGGGTGGCCGCCCGGATCTGGCCGGCGAGGCCCTGGCCCGGGTACGCGCGCCGAGCCTGCTGCTGGTCGGTGGCCGGGACGAGCAGGTGATCGGGTTGAACGAGTCCGCCATGACCTCCCTCGACGGGGTGGCCGAGCTGCGGGTGGTGCCCGGCGCGACGCACCTGTTCGAGGAGCCCGGCACCCTGGAGCAGGTGGCCGACGAGGCCGGTACCTGGTTCACCACCCACCTCCGACGCTGA
- a CDS encoding hemerythrin domain-containing protein encodes MTHHEGTAGRDVIDILTTDHREVEALFVELESRQGTPEHRRQLADVVIAELVRHSIAEEAYVYPAARKALPDGDQLADHEIDEHSDAERTMKDLESLDPSDPRFDELLAHLTSTIRHHVQEEESDLFPRLRAAVAHEELVELAGKVEAAKKTAPTRPHPAAPDRPPANKLLAPGTGLVDRVRDAISGRPTSVTELREKQTH; translated from the coding sequence ATGACCCACCATGAAGGCACGGCCGGACGGGACGTCATCGACATCCTGACCACCGACCACCGCGAGGTCGAGGCACTCTTCGTCGAACTGGAGAGCCGGCAGGGCACGCCGGAGCACCGTCGACAGCTCGCCGACGTGGTGATCGCCGAACTGGTCCGGCACTCGATCGCCGAGGAGGCGTACGTCTACCCGGCCGCCCGTAAGGCCCTCCCCGACGGTGACCAGCTCGCCGACCACGAGATCGACGAACACTCCGACGCCGAACGGACCATGAAGGACCTGGAGTCCCTGGACCCGTCCGACCCCCGTTTCGACGAGCTGCTGGCCCACCTGACCAGCACCATCCGGCACCACGTCCAGGAAGAGGAGAGCGACCTGTTCCCCCGGCTGCGGGCCGCCGTCGCACACGAGGAACTGGTGGAGCTGGCCGGCAAGGTGGAGGCGGCGAAGAAGACCGCGCCCACCCGGCCGCACCCGGCCGCACCGGACCGTCCGCCGGCGAACAAGCTGCTCGCCCCCGGCACCGGGCTGGTGGACCGGGTACGTGACGCGATCAGCGGCCGTCCCACCTCGGTGACCGAGCTGCGGGAGAAGCAGACCCACTGA
- a CDS encoding pyridoxamine 5'-phosphate oxidase family protein yields MGQRSGGGHRLAPHDERVAAFCRERHLATLTTVRADGTPHVVPVGVTFDAAAGLARVITSGTSRKARHVAAAGPEGALVAVCQVDGRRWLTIEGRAVVRSDTAAVTEAERRYTERYRPPRPNPARVVIEITVTRLLGSL; encoded by the coding sequence ATGGGGCAGCGATCGGGGGGCGGGCACCGCCTGGCCCCGCATGACGAGCGGGTCGCCGCCTTCTGCCGGGAACGGCACCTGGCGACCCTGACCACCGTACGCGCGGACGGCACCCCGCACGTCGTACCGGTCGGGGTCACCTTCGACGCGGCCGCCGGCCTGGCCCGGGTGATCACCTCCGGAACGTCCCGCAAGGCGCGTCACGTCGCCGCAGCCGGCCCCGAGGGTGCCCTGGTGGCGGTCTGTCAGGTCGACGGGCGACGCTGGCTGACCATCGAGGGCCGGGCCGTGGTGCGGTCGGACACGGCGGCGGTAACCGAGGCGGAACGCCGTTACACCGAGCGGTACCGGCCACCCCGCCCGAATCCCGCCCGGGTCGTCATCGAGATCACCGTGACCCGCCTGCTCGGCAGCCTCTGA
- a CDS encoding ferredoxin, with the protein MTSAWRVTVDPTRCIGSGICTGAAPDHFVLVDGLSCPRDELIEPADPVIDAAESCPVEAIQVADAASDRRIAPEL; encoded by the coding sequence GTGACCTCGGCGTGGCGGGTGACCGTCGACCCCACCCGGTGTATCGGATCCGGCATCTGTACGGGTGCCGCACCGGACCATTTCGTCCTCGTTGACGGCCTGTCCTGTCCCCGGGACGAGCTGATCGAGCCGGCGGACCCGGTGATCGACGCGGCCGAGTCCTGCCCGGTGGAGGCCATCCAGGTGGCCGACGCGGCGAGCGACCGGCGGATCGCCCCGGAGCTGTGA
- a CDS encoding DUF4442 domain-containing protein: MSIDSRQVAAGLLAAVPFVRTLDLEVVEVAPEADGGIRAVLRLPDTPATHNHVGGPHAGAMFALGESASGAVVLAAFGHLLDRATPLAVSADIRYRKLAMGPVTATARLGRPAAEVTAELESGQRPEFPVPIEIATADGTVTTTMTVLWTLRPNS; this comes from the coding sequence ATGTCCATCGACTCGCGCCAGGTGGCCGCCGGTCTGCTCGCGGCGGTCCCGTTCGTCCGTACCCTCGATCTCGAGGTCGTCGAGGTCGCGCCGGAAGCCGACGGCGGGATCCGGGCGGTGCTGCGGCTGCCCGACACCCCGGCCACCCACAACCACGTCGGCGGCCCGCACGCCGGGGCGATGTTCGCCCTCGGCGAGAGCGCCTCCGGCGCGGTGGTGCTGGCCGCCTTCGGGCATTTGCTGGACCGGGCCACCCCGCTGGCCGTCAGCGCCGACATCAGGTACCGCAAGCTGGCGATGGGGCCGGTCACCGCCACCGCCCGGCTCGGTCGCCCGGCCGCCGAGGTGACCGCCGAACTGGAGTCCGGCCAGCGTCCCGAGTTCCCGGTACCCATCGAGATCGCCACCGCCGACGGGACCGTCACCACCACGATGACCGTGCTCTGGACCCTGCGCCCCAACAGCTGA
- a CDS encoding C39 family peptidase — protein MNRILRRSSLSVAGLVLTGGAVVGPAVAAHAATGPAATTTGPTSAIAGPAERTTTSPARWDRSDAGDRRDDRDARDTRRERALRVAYQAQPNFYYCGPAATRIALSADGKLLSQDELAEKLGTTVAGTNSAEDVTRVLNELTGGGYRTTEIRDPVARPEQIERLRADVVDALDAGDPVVANIKGGTVDTDGREHSYPGGHYLTVVAYRDGGDTVRIADPADPVGEYWLSTERLAHWIAERGYSS, from the coding sequence GTGAACCGGATCCTGCGCAGAAGCAGCCTCTCCGTCGCCGGCCTGGTCCTCACCGGTGGTGCCGTGGTCGGACCGGCGGTGGCCGCACACGCCGCGACCGGACCGGCGGCCACCACGACCGGACCGACGTCCGCCATCGCCGGACCGGCCGAGCGGACCACGACCTCCCCGGCCCGCTGGGACCGGAGTGACGCCGGTGACCGGCGGGACGACCGGGACGCCCGGGACACCCGCCGGGAACGCGCGCTCCGCGTCGCCTACCAGGCCCAGCCGAACTTCTACTACTGTGGCCCGGCCGCCACCCGGATCGCCCTCTCCGCCGATGGCAAGCTCCTCAGCCAGGACGAGTTGGCCGAGAAGCTCGGCACCACCGTCGCCGGCACCAACTCGGCCGAGGACGTCACCCGGGTGCTGAACGAGCTGACCGGCGGCGGTTACCGGACCACCGAGATCCGGGACCCGGTGGCCCGCCCCGAGCAGATCGAACGGCTCCGCGCCGACGTCGTGGACGCCCTGGACGCCGGTGACCCGGTGGTCGCCAACATCAAGGGCGGGACGGTCGACACCGACGGCCGGGAGCACTCGTACCCGGGTGGGCACTACCTGACGGTGGTCGCCTACCGGGACGGCGGTGACACCGTACGCATCGCGGACCCGGCCGACCCGGTCGGCGAGTACTGGCTCAGCACCGAGCGGTTGGCCCACTGGATCGCCGAACGCGGCTACAGCTCCTGA
- a CDS encoding ABC transporter ATP-binding protein, with product MATVALKDVSKVFPDGTLAVDNVNLDVNDGEFMVLLGPSGCGKSTVLRMVAGLEDPTSGAVMLDGEYANDLPPRDRGIAMVFQDFALYPHMTVGDNIGFPLKLAGVEPSPRDERVANVASALGIGDVLGRRPSQLSGGQRQRVAMGRAIVRRPGLFLMDEPLSNLDSGLRAELRAEISALTRELGVTTIYVTHDQAEALTMADRVAIMRKGVLQDVGTPTQVYGRPATLYVAAFLGSPRMNLLEASVYVHLDRYVALNLGEQSLYLPWDDIRSRSVAHYHGERIVVGMRAEALTPVPPDAPGDVLQGRIRYLEHHGHESLAFLDVGATAVVVDEMSGPVGGPGAGARSLRRGLGQVVQRLTGRAAEQVESATGGGSRTSVLGDPGRHHRRPAELAVRLAPYPAVSSGQQLAVSVRMDAVHFFDERGDRIDVGWR from the coding sequence GTGGCCACCGTTGCGTTGAAGGATGTCTCCAAGGTGTTCCCGGACGGGACGCTGGCGGTGGACAACGTCAACCTCGACGTCAACGACGGCGAGTTCATGGTGCTGCTGGGGCCGTCCGGCTGCGGGAAGTCGACCGTGCTGCGCATGGTCGCCGGCCTGGAGGACCCGACCAGCGGCGCGGTGATGCTCGACGGCGAGTACGCCAACGACCTGCCACCGCGCGACCGGGGCATCGCCATGGTGTTCCAGGACTTCGCGCTCTACCCGCACATGACCGTCGGCGACAACATCGGTTTCCCGCTGAAGCTGGCCGGGGTGGAACCGTCCCCCCGGGACGAGCGGGTGGCGAACGTGGCGAGCGCCCTGGGCATCGGGGACGTGTTGGGCCGCCGGCCCAGCCAACTCTCCGGCGGGCAGCGGCAGCGGGTCGCGATGGGCCGGGCCATCGTCCGTCGGCCCGGCCTGTTCCTGATGGACGAGCCGCTGTCCAACCTGGACAGCGGCCTCCGCGCCGAGCTGCGCGCGGAGATCTCCGCGCTCACCCGTGAGCTGGGCGTCACCACCATCTACGTCACCCACGACCAGGCCGAGGCGCTGACCATGGCCGACCGGGTCGCCATCATGCGCAAGGGTGTGCTCCAGGACGTCGGCACCCCCACCCAGGTGTACGGGCGTCCGGCCACCCTCTACGTCGCCGCGTTCCTGGGCAGCCCCCGGATGAACCTGCTGGAGGCGTCGGTCTACGTCCACCTCGACCGGTACGTCGCGCTCAACCTCGGTGAGCAGTCGCTCTACCTGCCCTGGGACGACATCCGCAGCCGGTCGGTGGCGCACTACCACGGTGAACGGATCGTGGTCGGGATGCGTGCCGAGGCGCTGACCCCGGTGCCCCCGGACGCGCCGGGCGACGTCCTCCAGGGGCGGATCCGCTACCTGGAGCACCACGGTCACGAGTCGCTCGCCTTCCTGGACGTGGGGGCGACCGCCGTGGTGGTGGACGAGATGAGCGGCCCGGTCGGCGGCCCGGGGGCGGGCGCGCGCAGCCTGCGCCGGGGGCTCGGGCAGGTGGTGCAGCGGCTCACCGGCCGGGCGGCCGAGCAGGTGGAGTCGGCGACCGGTGGTGGCAGCCGGACGAGTGTGCTCGGTGACCCGGGCCGGCACCACCGTCGTCCGGCGGAGCTGGCGGTCCGGCTGGCCCCGTACCCGGCGGTCTCGTCGGGCCAGCAGCTCGCGGTCTCGGTACGGATGGACGCCGTGCACTTCTTCGACGAGCGCGGCGACCGGATCGACGTGGGCTGGCGCTGA
- a CDS encoding glycoside hydrolase family 65 protein encodes MIRERTFPVEPWHVREVQLDLDVLAQSESVFALSNGHIGLRGNLDEGEPHGLPGTYLNSFYELRPLPYAEAGFGFPESGQTVVNVTNGKLIRLMIDDEPLDVRYGELLDHERVLDLRAGTLYRTLHWRSPAGREVKVHSTRLVSFRQRSVAAIHYEVEAVNGPIRLILQSELVANESLPAQSRDPRVAAVLESPLLAEEHLTRDTGGLLIHRTKVSGLRLAAAMDHEVRGPAHTTTETEGYDDWVRTTVGCVLEPGQKLQVVKLLTYSWSSRRSLPALRDQVGAALAAAKLDGWDGLRREQREYLDEFWEAADVRVEGDPEVQQAVRFGLFHVLQAGARAERRPIAAKGLTGPGYDGHAFWDTEMFVLPVLTYTQPSAVRDALYWRHSTLAQARERARTLNLAGAAFPWRTIEGPESSAYWPAGTAAFHIAADVADALRRYVLVTGDTDLEQAIGLELLVETARLWRSLGHHDRHGAFHIDGVTGPDEYTAVKNDNIYTNLMAQRNLLTAADVAMRHRDQAIRLGVTEEEAAAWRDAANAMHIPYDDEILVHEQVEGFTRLEEWDFEHTPPDKYPLLLHYPYFDLYRKQVVKQADLVLAMHWRGDAFSPVDKARNFDYYERRTVRDSSLSACTQAVLAAEVGHPELAHSYLREAALMDLHDLNENTRDGVHMASLAGAWIALVAGFGGLRDHDGTLAFCPRLSSRLSRLEFSVQWRGLRLRVDIRAHQTTYSLRHGGPDAVLELLHHGEPVRVTCAQPVTMPVPPPHPSGPAPQQPPGRAPLRQADKIRE; translated from the coding sequence GTGATCAGGGAACGCACCTTCCCGGTCGAGCCGTGGCACGTCCGGGAGGTGCAGCTCGACCTGGACGTACTGGCCCAGTCGGAGTCGGTGTTCGCGCTCTCCAACGGTCACATCGGGCTGCGCGGCAACCTCGACGAGGGCGAACCGCACGGCCTCCCCGGCACCTACCTCAACTCGTTCTACGAGCTGCGCCCCCTGCCGTACGCGGAGGCCGGCTTCGGGTTCCCCGAGTCCGGGCAGACCGTCGTCAACGTCACCAACGGCAAACTGATCCGGCTGATGATCGACGACGAGCCGCTCGACGTCCGGTACGGCGAACTCCTCGACCACGAACGGGTCCTCGACCTGCGGGCCGGGACGCTGTACCGGACGCTGCACTGGCGTTCCCCGGCCGGCCGGGAGGTGAAGGTGCACAGCACCCGGCTGGTCTCCTTCCGGCAGCGCTCGGTCGCCGCGATCCACTACGAGGTCGAGGCGGTGAACGGGCCGATCCGCCTGATCCTCCAGTCGGAACTGGTCGCCAACGAGAGCCTGCCGGCGCAGAGCCGGGACCCCCGGGTCGCCGCGGTGCTCGAGTCACCCCTGCTCGCCGAGGAACACCTCACCCGGGACACCGGCGGTCTGCTGATCCACCGGACGAAGGTCAGCGGCCTGCGGCTGGCCGCCGCGATGGACCACGAGGTACGCGGCCCGGCGCACACCACCACCGAAACCGAGGGGTACGACGACTGGGTACGCACCACCGTCGGCTGCGTCCTGGAACCGGGCCAGAAACTCCAGGTGGTCAAGCTGCTCACCTACAGCTGGTCGAGCCGGCGGTCCCTGCCGGCGCTGCGCGACCAGGTCGGGGCGGCCCTCGCGGCGGCCAAGCTGGACGGTTGGGACGGTCTGCGCCGCGAGCAGCGGGAGTACCTCGACGAGTTCTGGGAGGCCGCCGACGTCCGGGTCGAGGGCGACCCGGAGGTGCAGCAGGCGGTGCGTTTCGGACTGTTCCACGTGCTCCAGGCCGGGGCGCGGGCCGAACGCCGGCCGATCGCCGCGAAGGGCCTGACCGGCCCCGGCTACGACGGGCACGCCTTCTGGGACACCGAGATGTTCGTGCTGCCGGTGCTCACCTACACCCAGCCGAGCGCGGTCCGGGACGCGCTGTACTGGCGGCACTCCACCCTGGCGCAGGCCCGGGAACGGGCCCGGACGCTCAACCTGGCCGGCGCGGCCTTCCCCTGGCGCACCATCGAGGGGCCGGAGTCGTCGGCGTACTGGCCGGCCGGCACGGCCGCCTTCCACATCGCCGCCGACGTGGCCGACGCGTTGCGCCGGTACGTCCTGGTCACCGGGGACACCGACCTGGAGCAGGCGATCGGGCTGGAACTGCTGGTCGAGACGGCCCGACTGTGGCGCTCGCTGGGGCACCACGACCGGCACGGCGCGTTCCACATCGACGGGGTGACCGGGCCGGACGAGTACACCGCGGTCAAGAACGACAACATCTACACCAACCTGATGGCCCAACGGAACCTGCTCACCGCCGCCGACGTGGCGATGCGCCACCGCGACCAGGCGATCCGGCTCGGGGTGACCGAGGAGGAGGCGGCGGCCTGGCGGGACGCGGCCAACGCCATGCACATCCCGTACGACGACGAGATCCTGGTGCACGAGCAGGTCGAGGGCTTCACCCGGCTGGAGGAATGGGACTTCGAGCACACCCCGCCGGACAAGTACCCGCTGCTGCTGCACTACCCGTACTTCGACCTGTACCGCAAACAGGTGGTCAAGCAGGCGGACCTGGTGCTGGCGATGCACTGGCGGGGCGACGCGTTCAGCCCGGTCGACAAGGCGCGCAACTTCGACTACTACGAGCGGCGTACCGTCCGGGACTCGTCCCTGTCGGCCTGCACGCAGGCGGTGCTGGCGGCCGAGGTGGGCCATCCCGAGCTGGCGCACAGCTACCTGCGCGAGGCCGCGCTGATGGACCTGCACGACCTGAACGAGAACACCCGCGACGGCGTGCACATGGCCTCCCTGGCCGGCGCGTGGATCGCCCTGGTGGCCGGTTTCGGTGGCCTGCGCGACCATGACGGCACGCTGGCCTTCTGCCCGAGACTGTCCAGCCGGCTCAGCCGCCTGGAGTTCTCCGTCCAGTGGCGGGGCCTGCGGCTGAGGGTGGACATCCGGGCGCACCAGACGACGTACTCGCTGCGGCACGGCGGGCCGGACGCCGTCCTGGAACTGCTGCACCACGGCGAACCGGTCCGGGTGACCTGCGCCCAGCCGGTCACCATGCCGGTGCCGCCGCCGCACCCGTCCGGCCCGGCCCCGCAACAGCCCCCGGGCCGGGCCCCGCTCCGCCAGGCCGACAAGATCCGCGAGTGA
- a CDS encoding cytochrome P450, producing the protein MTDTIAHSYPFGAPDRLNLDPRYAELRRDEPLVRVRLPYGEPAWLATRYADVRMVLGDSRFSRAAAVGRDEPRNVPEQRESGILGMDPPEHTRLRRVVAKAFTARRVEELRPRTRRIADELVDGMLAAGAPADLVAHVATPLPIRVICDLLGVPVADQDRFHTWSEAIVSTTALTPERAQKYLDNLLSYMAGLVEQRRRTPTDDLIGAMVRTRDSDADRLTEDELVRLAAGLLAAGHETTVNQIPNLVYVLLTNPEQWARLRAEPELVPSAVEELMRFIPLGATAAFPRYATEDVEVGGVLVRAGEPVIVSIHSANRDERAFAEPDVIDLARSVNPHLGFGHGVHHCVGAQLARMELQVVLGTLLDRTPDLRLAVSEPELTWKSGLLVRGLTSLPVSW; encoded by the coding sequence GTGACCGACACGATCGCGCACTCCTACCCCTTCGGCGCACCCGACCGGCTCAACCTCGACCCCCGGTACGCCGAACTCCGCCGCGACGAGCCGCTGGTCCGGGTGCGGCTGCCGTACGGGGAACCGGCCTGGCTCGCCACCCGGTACGCCGACGTGCGCATGGTGCTCGGCGACTCCCGGTTCAGCCGGGCCGCCGCGGTGGGGCGCGACGAACCTCGCAACGTCCCGGAGCAGCGGGAGTCCGGCATCCTCGGGATGGATCCGCCCGAACACACCCGGCTGCGGCGGGTGGTGGCGAAGGCGTTCACCGCCCGCCGGGTCGAGGAGCTGCGGCCCCGTACCCGACGGATCGCCGACGAACTGGTCGACGGGATGCTCGCCGCCGGGGCGCCCGCCGATCTGGTCGCGCACGTCGCCACCCCGCTGCCGATCCGGGTCATCTGTGACCTGCTCGGTGTGCCGGTGGCCGACCAGGACCGGTTCCACACCTGGTCCGAGGCGATCGTCTCGACCACCGCGTTGACCCCGGAACGCGCCCAGAAGTATCTCGACAACCTGCTGTCGTACATGGCCGGGCTGGTCGAGCAGCGGCGCCGGACGCCGACCGACGACCTGATCGGCGCGATGGTTCGGACCCGTGACTCCGACGCCGACCGGCTCACCGAGGACGAGCTGGTCAGGCTGGCCGCCGGGCTGCTCGCGGCCGGGCACGAGACCACCGTGAACCAGATCCCCAACCTGGTGTACGTGCTGCTGACCAACCCGGAGCAGTGGGCGCGGCTGCGCGCCGAGCCGGAGCTGGTGCCGAGCGCCGTCGAGGAGCTGATGCGGTTCATCCCGCTCGGCGCGACCGCCGCCTTCCCCCGGTACGCCACCGAGGACGTCGAGGTCGGCGGGGTGCTGGTCCGGGCCGGTGAGCCGGTCATCGTCTCGATCCATTCGGCGAACCGGGACGAGCGGGCCTTCGCCGAGCCGGACGTGATCGACCTGGCCCGGTCGGTCAACCCGCACCTCGGCTTCGGGCACGGCGTCCACCACTGCGTCGGCGCGCAGCTGGCCCGGATGGAACTCCAGGTCGTCCTGGGCACCCTGCTCGACCGGACGCCCGACCTGCGGCTCGCCGTGTCCGAGCCGGAACTGACCTGGAAGTCCGGCCTGCTGGTGCGTGGCCTGACCAGCCTGCCGGTGAGCTGGTAG
- a CDS encoding antitoxin — MDKAKDFAGQHDKQVDQGLEKAGEQVDQRTGGKHDKQIDQGVDQAQRRTGEGDQVR, encoded by the coding sequence ATGGACAAGGCCAAGGACTTCGCCGGCCAGCACGACAAGCAGGTGGACCAGGGCCTGGAGAAGGCCGGTGAGCAGGTGGACCAGCGCACCGGCGGGAAGCACGACAAGCAGATCGACCAGGGTGTGGACCAGGCCCAGCGGCGTACCGGTGAGGGCGACCAGGTGCGCTGA
- a CDS encoding AI-2E family transporter, giving the protein MIDDDGLRTPDRPTGAVRVPDGPTGRDGLRGTWDRLPWLVRSVVMWSACLVLVVAALYLIGRIAVLLAPLAIALAATFFLTALLDPVTRLLRRLRLPGALAALLTVLLLLGVIFGAVALVWSLTAGQFSELTSELDQGVERTRDFVTSTLPVSDAQLDRLVKQAQSGMSGSSPDPVSGARAAAEVAGAVLLSLVLLFFLLKDGRPMWRWVVGRVSERNRTVAAEAGRAGWHTLGAYSRGTMMIAAIDAVGIGLALVLLGVPLAFPLALITFLGAFVPIIGATVAGAVAVLVALAANGPGTALLVLAAVIAVQQAEGNLLEPLIMKRQVRLHPAVILVAVTAGTLIAGIAGAFVSVPVTAVAYRVVDTIQRHRRADLPPPTTPPPTTTPPPAGPPTPA; this is encoded by the coding sequence GTGATCGACGACGACGGCTTACGGACGCCCGACCGGCCGACCGGGGCGGTACGCGTGCCCGACGGGCCGACCGGGCGGGACGGGCTGCGGGGCACCTGGGACCGGCTGCCCTGGCTGGTGCGGTCGGTGGTGATGTGGAGCGCCTGCCTGGTGCTGGTCGTCGCGGCGCTCTACCTGATCGGCCGGATCGCGGTGCTGCTGGCCCCGCTGGCGATCGCCCTGGCCGCCACCTTCTTCCTCACCGCGCTGCTCGATCCGGTCACCCGGCTGCTGCGCCGGCTACGGCTGCCGGGTGCGCTGGCGGCGCTGCTCACCGTGCTGCTCCTGCTCGGGGTGATCTTCGGTGCGGTCGCGCTGGTGTGGAGCCTGACCGCCGGCCAGTTCAGCGAACTCACCAGCGAACTCGACCAGGGCGTCGAACGGACCCGGGACTTCGTCACGTCCACCCTGCCGGTCAGCGACGCCCAGCTCGATCGGCTGGTCAAGCAGGCGCAGAGCGGGATGAGCGGCAGCTCACCGGACCCGGTCTCCGGCGCGCGGGCCGCCGCCGAGGTGGCCGGCGCGGTCCTGCTCTCGCTGGTACTGCTGTTCTTCCTGCTGAAGGACGGTCGGCCGATGTGGCGGTGGGTGGTCGGCCGGGTCTCCGAGCGCAACCGGACGGTCGCCGCCGAGGCGGGCCGGGCCGGCTGGCACACGCTCGGCGCGTACAGCCGGGGCACCATGATGATCGCCGCGATCGACGCCGTCGGCATCGGGCTGGCCCTGGTCCTGCTCGGCGTGCCGTTGGCGTTCCCGTTGGCGCTGATCACCTTCCTCGGCGCGTTCGTCCCGATCATCGGGGCCACCGTCGCGGGTGCCGTCGCCGTACTGGTGGCGCTCGCCGCGAACGGTCCCGGCACCGCCCTGTTGGTCCTCGCGGCGGTGATCGCCGTGCAGCAGGCCGAGGGCAACCTGCTGGAACCGCTGATCATGAAGCGTCAGGTACGGCTGCACCCGGCGGTGATCCTGGTGGCGGTGACCGCCGGCACGCTGATCGCCGGGATCGCGGGCGCCTTCGTGTCGGTGCCGGTCACCGCCGTCGCGTACCGCGTGGTCGACACCATCCAGCGGCACCGCAGGGCGGACCTGCCGCCGCCCACCACCCCACCGCCCACCACCACGCCACCGCCCGCCGGCCCACCGACGCCCGCCTGA